One part of the Microbulbifer sp. THAF38 genome encodes these proteins:
- a CDS encoding RNA polymerase factor sigma-70: protein MSDYLAPDTSSETKSETKVEDSLQNPQFLVDLRQQMLRFASLQLQDAQLAEDAVQEALMGALKNSRSFTGRSALKTWVFAILKNKIADILRQRQRFVDADQLVRGDREEHDHNELFDQTGHWRKDERPKKWADPESAIHDKHFWRIFDACLNHLPSRQAQIFMMREFIELESHEICAAVEISVSNLNVTLHRARLRLRECLEDNWFGVEG, encoded by the coding sequence TTGAGCGATTACCTTGCCCCCGATACGTCATCTGAAACGAAGTCCGAAACGAAAGTTGAGGATTCTTTGCAAAATCCCCAGTTTCTCGTGGACTTGCGCCAGCAGATGCTTCGTTTTGCCAGCCTGCAGTTGCAGGACGCCCAACTGGCCGAAGATGCGGTGCAGGAGGCACTGATGGGAGCCCTAAAGAATTCCCGCAGTTTCACTGGCCGTTCGGCCCTTAAAACCTGGGTGTTTGCCATTCTGAAGAACAAAATTGCCGATATTCTGCGGCAACGACAGCGTTTCGTCGATGCGGACCAGCTGGTGCGCGGTGATCGCGAGGAGCACGATCACAATGAACTGTTCGATCAAACGGGCCATTGGCGAAAGGATGAGCGCCCGAAAAAATGGGCAGATCCTGAGTCTGCCATTCACGACAAGCATTTTTGGAGAATCTTCGATGCTTGCCTCAATCACCTGCCATCCCGGCAGGCGCAAATATTTATGATGCGGGAGTTTATTGAGTTGGAAAGTCACGAGATCTGTGCTGCGGTGGAAATCTCGGTGAGCAACTTGAATGTGACATTGCACCGGGCACGCCTGCGCCTGCGAGAGTGCCTTGAGGACAACTGGTTTGGTGTGGAGGGCTAA
- a CDS encoding SLC13 family permease yields the protein MSISLIVSAVIFILIAARQWLPSIIRIWHIMTFGAIALLLMRQISLREAFFAIDWDLILYLFSVFSIASALYDTGISTQISHRILSIKHPGLVLISYILVMALCAAILTNDAAAVIGVPIAIVLARNMKWGLIPLLITLCATVTIGSMVSPVGNPQNILIANAGNFDNMFVVFAQWILIPAIIIMFLSMIWLKRFFKTSDIINYEASREYKEGEEVTQKWPALLSAALLLALIFLASILHNVDGIYHPTIGQIGLAACLPIYIASHERRRILREVDWSTLFFFISMFVVTGSLLQSGSLQHFLKVSNIDLAEPETVAFVSFFASQLFSNVPVVEIYLNLLHQQDTQILMMLSAISTVAGNLFIISAASNVIVLQQAEKFGVKPFNFWQFFFLMLPVSIISVLVSYFWIIWYASW from the coding sequence ATGTCCATTAGCCTAATTGTGTCGGCAGTCATTTTTATATTGATTGCCGCGAGGCAGTGGCTTCCATCTATTATTCGCATATGGCACATCATGACCTTTGGCGCAATCGCACTACTATTAATGCGCCAGATTAGTTTGAGGGAAGCCTTTTTTGCCATAGATTGGGATCTGATACTGTATTTATTCTCCGTTTTCTCTATTGCTTCGGCCCTGTACGATACCGGGATATCCACACAAATCAGCCACCGAATTCTCTCAATCAAGCATCCTGGTTTGGTATTGATAAGTTATATCCTTGTAATGGCATTATGCGCAGCCATTCTTACCAATGACGCCGCCGCAGTGATTGGCGTCCCCATTGCGATAGTGCTAGCACGAAATATGAAATGGGGACTGATCCCCCTCCTGATAACCCTGTGCGCAACTGTAACCATCGGCAGCATGGTCTCCCCCGTGGGCAACCCACAAAATATACTGATTGCCAATGCCGGGAACTTCGACAATATGTTTGTCGTTTTTGCCCAGTGGATTCTCATTCCCGCCATCATTATTATGTTTCTTTCGATGATATGGTTAAAACGTTTCTTTAAAACCAGTGATATCATCAATTACGAAGCCTCAAGAGAGTACAAAGAGGGGGAAGAAGTTACTCAAAAGTGGCCAGCACTTTTATCTGCCGCTCTTTTATTAGCACTCATTTTTCTTGCAAGTATATTGCACAATGTAGACGGTATATATCATCCCACTATTGGGCAAATTGGTTTGGCTGCCTGCCTACCTATCTATATTGCCAGCCACGAACGCAGGCGCATATTAAGAGAGGTAGACTGGTCCACCCTATTCTTTTTTATCTCTATGTTTGTAGTGACAGGATCCCTGCTTCAATCTGGGTCACTCCAACATTTCCTTAAAGTAAGCAATATTGACTTGGCCGAACCAGAGACCGTTGCTTTTGTCAGCTTCTTTGCCAGCCAATTATTTTCCAACGTGCCAGTAGTTGAGATTTACCTTAACCTCCTGCACCAACAAGATACCCAGATATTAATGATGCTCTCTGCCATATCAACAGTGGCTGGAAACTTATTCATTATTAGCGCTGCTAGTAATGTGATTGTATTGCAGCAAGCAGAGAAGTTCGGAGTCAAGCCCTTTAACTTTTGGCAGTTTTTCTTTCTTATGCTTCCCGTCAGCATTATCAGCGTATTAGTAAGCTACTTTTGGATTATCTGGTATGCAAGCTGGTAA
- a CDS encoding IS30 family transposase, with protein MGTRTNQLTLKERYQIEVLNGQNYSARAIGLRLNRSNKTISRELGRYSPYCAESAHRQALQRRHGAIKHTKLDFAMQVQIDHQLKNASPEQIAGRMQLERCAKTVSCSTIYRWVSRLNWRSRLPRKAKPYQKRAGSEAGVKLIPERIDIDQRPAIVDENTEIGHWEGDTVYGQDGYLVTLVERVSKLLLTRRVPNKSKKTVSRAIKQMLKPYQAICKTITFDNGGEFAGHQSIAQKLGCRIYFAKPYHSWERGLNENTNGLLRRFFPKGVEIGKIPKSRIDDAVFRINTRPRKVLNYLSPLEFLAGKRVSLMLAI; from the coding sequence ATGGGAACCCGTACCAACCAGCTGACCTTGAAAGAACGATACCAGATTGAGGTCCTTAATGGGCAGAACTATTCAGCCCGAGCCATTGGACTACGCCTCAATAGATCCAATAAGACCATCTCTCGTGAGCTTGGTCGTTACAGCCCTTACTGTGCCGAGAGTGCCCACCGTCAGGCACTGCAACGACGGCACGGAGCTATTAAACATACCAAGCTCGACTTTGCCATGCAGGTACAAATCGACCACCAGCTGAAAAATGCAAGTCCTGAACAAATCGCTGGGCGAATGCAGCTTGAGAGGTGTGCGAAAACGGTTAGTTGTTCAACAATTTACCGCTGGGTCAGTCGACTTAACTGGAGGTCACGTCTGCCAAGGAAAGCCAAACCTTATCAGAAACGGGCAGGTTCCGAGGCAGGCGTAAAGCTTATTCCAGAGCGCATAGATATTGATCAAAGACCTGCGATTGTCGATGAAAACACTGAGATCGGTCACTGGGAAGGCGATACAGTTTATGGTCAAGATGGCTATCTGGTGACACTGGTTGAACGAGTTTCCAAATTATTGCTCACTCGCAGAGTCCCAAATAAGAGCAAGAAAACAGTGAGCCGGGCGATCAAGCAGATGTTGAAGCCATATCAGGCCATCTGTAAAACCATCACCTTCGATAATGGAGGAGAATTTGCAGGTCATCAATCGATTGCGCAGAAGCTAGGATGCAGAATATATTTTGCGAAACCTTACCACTCTTGGGAACGCGGGCTGAACGAAAACACTAATGGCCTTTTGAGGCGCTTCTTCCCAAAAGGAGTGGAAATTGGCAAGATACCAAAAAGCCGTATTGATGACGCAGTGTTTCGAATCAATACTCGACCTAGGAAAGTACTAAATTACTTGAGCCCGCTGGAATTTTTGGCGGGTAAACGTGTGTCACTTATGTTGGCAATCTAG
- a CDS encoding hydrolase has product MTDQFTPAIGLGNCHVQTVFGRVHRPVPWIETQCRWYETPDGDCLALLTPRPLVDDPDLPLVLILHGLAGSVASPYVQGMMDSLLSHRYQVAVMHFRGCGGVPNRLPRAYHSGDSEDPRWMVEQLRGELPATPIMVVGYSLGGNVLLKMLGEDGSCSPVAAAVAISSPMDLHACSRKINTGLSKLYQRHLLSCLRLTLKKKAEDPCIAAALPNVEDATFFANFRCFDDTFTAPLHGFRDADDYYTRASSKHLLREIGVPTMIINSVDDPFVCPSAIPEKKEVSSMVQLEVTLQGGHVGFVSGSLWRPNYWLEHKVPKFLDSAILRDKG; this is encoded by the coding sequence ATGACTGATCAGTTTACCCCCGCCATAGGCCTTGGAAATTGTCATGTTCAAACGGTCTTTGGCCGTGTGCACCGTCCAGTTCCTTGGATAGAAACCCAGTGCCGCTGGTATGAAACCCCGGACGGGGATTGCCTCGCATTACTCACCCCGCGCCCATTGGTGGATGACCCGGATCTCCCACTGGTTCTGATTCTCCATGGTTTAGCAGGCTCTGTAGCCTCTCCCTATGTCCAGGGCATGATGGATTCTCTTCTCTCGCACCGCTACCAGGTTGCGGTTATGCATTTTCGCGGCTGTGGCGGGGTACCCAATAGGTTGCCGAGGGCATATCACAGCGGTGATAGCGAGGACCCTCGCTGGATGGTTGAGCAGTTAAGGGGAGAGCTACCCGCGACACCCATTATGGTGGTCGGATACTCACTGGGTGGTAATGTCCTGCTTAAAATGCTGGGCGAGGATGGAAGCTGCAGCCCGGTGGCCGCCGCCGTGGCGATTTCATCGCCAATGGACCTCCATGCCTGCAGCCGCAAAATCAATACTGGCTTGTCCAAGCTGTACCAGCGCCATCTGCTGAGTTGCCTGCGCCTCACTTTGAAAAAAAAGGCAGAAGACCCCTGTATCGCTGCAGCTCTGCCCAATGTGGAGGATGCCACCTTCTTTGCCAACTTCCGTTGTTTCGACGACACCTTTACGGCGCCACTACACGGATTTCGGGATGCCGATGACTATTACACCAGGGCTTCGAGCAAGCATCTTCTGCGGGAAATTGGGGTGCCGACGATGATCATTAATTCCGTAGATGACCCTTTTGTTTGCCCATCTGCCATCCCTGAGAAGAAAGAGGTGAGCTCTATGGTGCAGTTGGAGGTTACCCTGCAGGGAGGACACGTCGGGTTTGTTAGCGGATCTCTGTGGCGGCCGAATTATTGGTTGGAGCACAAAGTCCCGAAATTTCTCGATTCTGCCATTTTGCGAGATAAAGGCTAA
- a CDS encoding DUF2092 domain-containing protein produces the protein MLAPHPFGCHARALLLAVSIVLVPAVIAQPTPPPPQPGGTPIQDPQDSSGNPQQNQPPAPTDNPNGQGQPPTPSDSTNEQGQPQPPSGSTTGQGQGQAPAPADGTTGQGQDGQGQDGQGQSGQGQNTQPLAGVAQNGEAIDPKAMEALKAMGKYLASMKTLMFNARIFADVVLENEQKLLIGGKVKYLAMPPKKLRVDLTTDSITRNFIHNGDKFTMIAPRNGYFAEMQASQPTAQVLTKAAKDYGIEVPLADLLEWGRKPDAWAGIKEGFLVNSPMIYGKRTKHWAFRSENLDWEIWIQVGDKPLPLRISTVNTRDPAKPRFIATLKWMQAKPEAAKEFTPSTQKLKQIKFKKAEPNKQEAPQ, from the coding sequence ATGCTTGCCCCTCACCCATTTGGCTGCCACGCCAGGGCGCTGCTTCTCGCGGTGTCGATAGTGTTGGTTCCGGCCGTAATCGCACAGCCCACTCCCCCACCGCCTCAGCCAGGCGGCACGCCTATTCAGGACCCACAGGATAGCTCTGGCAATCCTCAACAGAATCAACCCCCTGCCCCCACTGATAACCCCAATGGACAGGGTCAGCCCCCCACGCCCTCAGACAGTACAAACGAGCAAGGTCAACCCCAGCCACCATCGGGCAGTACTACCGGCCAAGGCCAAGGCCAAGCACCCGCGCCGGCAGATGGCACAACCGGACAGGGACAAGATGGACAGGGGCAAGATGGACAGGGACAGAGCGGTCAGGGTCAGAACACCCAGCCCTTGGCAGGTGTTGCGCAGAATGGCGAAGCGATTGACCCCAAAGCCATGGAGGCCCTGAAGGCAATGGGGAAATACCTGGCAAGCATGAAGACGTTGATGTTTAACGCCAGGATTTTTGCCGATGTAGTACTGGAGAATGAGCAGAAGTTATTAATTGGTGGCAAAGTCAAATATTTGGCTATGCCTCCCAAAAAACTGCGGGTAGACCTGACTACTGATTCGATTACCCGTAACTTCATTCATAACGGTGACAAATTCACCATGATCGCCCCGCGCAATGGCTACTTTGCCGAAATGCAGGCCTCTCAACCCACCGCCCAAGTGCTGACCAAAGCGGCGAAAGACTACGGAATTGAAGTGCCATTGGCTGATTTGCTCGAGTGGGGCCGCAAACCGGATGCCTGGGCAGGGATCAAAGAAGGTTTCCTGGTTAATTCTCCCATGATCTACGGCAAGCGCACCAAGCACTGGGCCTTTCGCTCTGAGAACCTGGACTGGGAGATCTGGATCCAGGTTGGAGATAAGCCTCTCCCCCTACGCATCTCCACGGTCAATACCCGCGACCCAGCCAAGCCGCGCTTTATCGCGACGCTAAAGTGGATGCAAGCTAAGCCAGAGGCGGCAAAAGAGTTCACCCCCTCTACTCAGAAGCTTAAGCAGATCAAGTTTAAGAAGGCCGAGCCGAACAAGCAGGAGGCCCCACAATGA
- a CDS encoding zf-HC2 domain-containing protein, protein MKSCREATRLMSESQERNLPFGEQASLKLHLAMCAPCRNFGKQLRILRRISKSYAEGGPEKAEE, encoded by the coding sequence ATGAAATCGTGCCGGGAAGCAACGCGGTTGATGTCGGAGTCCCAGGAGCGCAACCTGCCTTTTGGTGAGCAGGCCAGCCTTAAGCTGCATTTGGCAATGTGCGCTCCGTGCCGGAACTTTGGCAAGCAGCTGCGAATCCTTCGCCGTATCAGCAAATCCTATGCCGAGGGCGGGCCGGAAAAAGCGGAAGAATAA
- a CDS encoding TolC family protein, which produces MEFFRTLFVSVICRRALWPLVATVLCIPVQGLSAQRGEMLTLSDAIELTLAQNPQLAVFPLQRIGLNGAAQTAALRPAVNLGFESEYEYYGPGDGFSAEEELELTVYLSSVIELGGKRQARIDAVSAQRDLLIADEQAKALELLAEVLRRYAEVLAAEELLVLAKEKVALAEDTLEAVTTRVNAAASSISERMRAESALADAKLSEQGQQAMIGYYKHALSALWGDPELDFKVDSRELYRFGPGASFEELYARAKDNPTIARFASEERVQASKLRIAQTRSKPDVEWYLGYRKNNAEQETAVMGGVTVPLFTGQRSRGSLLTAMSELDEVVLRRDVALLQLYPQLYLTVVSREQALRTFYTLQDFIIPKLREALKEVDRAYRRGRDSYVELISAREELLAAERSRIKAAQTVLLYGAEIEQLTAGPLGPPGTESRK; this is translated from the coding sequence ATGGAATTTTTTCGCACGCTCTTTGTGAGCGTGATCTGTCGCCGTGCCCTGTGGCCGCTTGTGGCAACAGTTTTATGTATTCCAGTGCAGGGTTTGTCTGCACAGAGGGGGGAAATGCTGACTCTGTCGGATGCGATCGAGTTAACACTCGCGCAGAACCCACAGCTGGCGGTATTCCCATTACAGCGTATCGGCTTGAATGGTGCGGCACAGACAGCAGCACTGCGTCCGGCCGTCAATCTGGGTTTTGAATCTGAGTATGAGTACTACGGCCCTGGCGATGGCTTCTCCGCAGAAGAAGAGCTGGAGCTGACCGTTTATCTGTCATCGGTGATTGAGTTGGGCGGCAAGCGCCAGGCTCGTATAGATGCCGTAAGTGCTCAGCGTGATCTGCTGATCGCCGATGAACAGGCCAAGGCTCTGGAGCTGTTGGCCGAAGTGCTTCGCCGCTATGCGGAAGTATTGGCCGCTGAAGAGTTGCTGGTCCTTGCCAAGGAAAAGGTCGCTCTAGCAGAGGACACTCTAGAGGCTGTGACCACCAGGGTGAATGCTGCCGCGAGCTCTATTTCCGAGCGAATGCGTGCGGAATCGGCTCTGGCCGATGCCAAGCTTTCCGAGCAGGGCCAGCAGGCCATGATCGGGTACTACAAACATGCTCTGTCGGCGCTGTGGGGAGATCCCGAGCTGGACTTTAAGGTGGACTCCAGGGAACTTTACCGCTTTGGTCCCGGCGCCAGTTTTGAAGAGCTTTATGCGCGAGCTAAAGACAACCCCACAATTGCTCGATTTGCTTCTGAAGAGCGGGTTCAGGCCTCTAAGTTACGGATTGCTCAAACCAGATCCAAGCCAGATGTGGAGTGGTATTTGGGCTATCGAAAAAATAATGCCGAGCAGGAAACCGCAGTGATGGGAGGGGTGACCGTACCTCTATTTACAGGCCAGCGCAGCCGGGGCTCACTGCTCACCGCAATGAGTGAGTTGGATGAAGTTGTTCTGCGTCGCGATGTGGCGCTCTTGCAGTTATATCCACAACTCTATCTGACGGTAGTTAGCCGCGAGCAGGCGCTCAGAACTTTTTACACCCTGCAGGATTTCATCATTCCAAAACTTCGCGAGGCCTTGAAAGAGGTCGATCGTGCATATCGCCGTGGTCGGGACTCCTACGTGGAACTGATTTCAGCGCGGGAAGAGCTGCTCGCCGCCGAGCGGTCTCGAATCAAAGCGGCGCAAACCGTATTGCTGTATGGCGCAGAGATAGAACAGCTGACCGCTGGGCCCCTGGGGCCTCCCGGCACTGAAAGCAGGAAATGA
- a CDS encoding efflux RND transporter periplasmic adaptor subunit — MNKLAKAIQRVTFSLSLLFMGLFIAIQAYAGGDHGAHSGEEDSHIEQGPNGGRLLENGDLTVELLIDENGAQPEFRAWITRDGKLLNNARLSVTLERLGGNEEQVPFTWESSTGYYRGEGTVMEPHSFDVVVSVLYNDKRSEWEYESHEGRVQISAQMAKKAGIETAVAGPGIIKESVTLYGKTAIDHRSISHVRARYPGTVVTIEKALGDLVEKGEKLATIESNDSLQTYPLVAPINGQIIDKQTSRGEFSGERVLFTIANYTQLWAELQVFPTRRGQISRGQKVSIVAGDRTFDSTITSLAPGGNGQPFAIARAAIENPNDLWTTDLMVQGQVVTSENPVPLVVENRALQPFRDWTVVFIKVGDTYEIRPLKLGRSDGRVTEVLSGLNVGDRYVTENSYLIKADIEKSGAAHSH, encoded by the coding sequence ATGAATAAATTAGCAAAAGCGATTCAGCGGGTTACTTTTTCGCTGTCCCTCCTTTTCATGGGGCTTTTTATCGCGATCCAGGCCTATGCCGGGGGGGACCATGGTGCACATTCCGGTGAGGAAGATTCTCATATTGAACAGGGCCCGAACGGTGGCCGTTTACTAGAAAATGGCGATTTAACGGTAGAGCTGCTGATTGATGAAAACGGCGCGCAGCCGGAATTTCGAGCCTGGATTACTCGTGATGGTAAATTACTCAACAACGCCCGACTCTCGGTGACATTGGAAAGACTCGGTGGGAATGAAGAGCAAGTTCCTTTTACCTGGGAATCCAGCACCGGGTATTACCGCGGCGAAGGCACAGTGATGGAACCCCATTCCTTCGATGTCGTAGTCTCTGTTTTGTATAACGATAAGCGTAGTGAGTGGGAATATGAGTCCCACGAGGGACGCGTACAAATCTCAGCGCAGATGGCGAAAAAAGCCGGAATTGAAACAGCGGTCGCTGGCCCCGGAATTATCAAAGAAAGTGTGACCCTCTATGGCAAAACCGCGATTGATCACCGCAGTATCAGTCATGTGCGGGCGCGCTACCCGGGAACTGTAGTCACTATTGAAAAAGCGCTGGGTGACTTAGTAGAAAAAGGGGAGAAGCTCGCAACCATTGAATCCAATGACAGCCTGCAAACCTATCCCTTGGTCGCACCGATCAATGGGCAGATCATCGATAAGCAGACCAGCCGTGGCGAATTCAGCGGTGAGCGAGTTTTGTTCACCATCGCCAACTACACCCAGTTGTGGGCTGAACTGCAGGTATTCCCAACCCGCCGCGGTCAAATCAGTCGGGGCCAAAAGGTTTCCATTGTCGCTGGGGACCGCACTTTCGATTCAACCATTACCAGTCTCGCTCCTGGGGGTAACGGCCAGCCCTTTGCGATAGCTAGAGCGGCTATTGAAAATCCCAACGATCTCTGGACTACAGATCTTATGGTGCAAGGGCAGGTGGTCACCAGTGAAAACCCTGTGCCTCTTGTGGTGGAAAACCGGGCTCTGCAACCATTTCGCGATTGGACGGTGGTATTTATCAAGGTGGGGGATACCTATGAGATCCGTCCGCTGAAACTGGGACGCAGCGATGGCAGAGTGACCGAAGTGCTGAGTGGCCTCAATGTGGGTGATCGTTATGTCACTGAGAATAGCTACCTGATCAAAGCGGATATCGAAAAATCCGGCGCTGCTCATAGCCACTAA
- a CDS encoding MFS transporter — protein sequence MSLNKPLLFTNFFAGDVVAGLGPYLAIYLLSAMHWKTGDIGIVLAIGGITTVLLQTPAGAFIDSTRFKRALIASCGVIIAIVSVAIVALTNHKPIIYGSQVLMGAAIAFVAPSIAAITLGVCSDKTFTLQTSANQAANHAGNVFAAAIAGIVALTIAAEGVFWLMAIMGVLMAISVGFIPANSIDHIRARGGEKRDASGKKEPAGFSVLLTDKRLIALAVSVFLFHFGNAAMLPLVSQKLSLNSNVNQAIAFTSACIIAAQFWMMLMSLMCAAKADDWGRKAIFMIGFCINPIRAVLFMSTDNPFFLVAIQSLDGVANGIFGVVIILMCADLTRGTGRFNITQA from the coding sequence ATGAGTTTAAACAAACCTCTTCTCTTTACGAACTTCTTCGCGGGAGATGTGGTTGCAGGTTTGGGGCCCTATTTAGCGATATATCTTTTGTCAGCCATGCACTGGAAGACTGGAGATATTGGCATTGTTCTGGCAATTGGCGGCATTACAACCGTTTTACTGCAAACACCCGCCGGAGCATTCATTGATAGCACCCGCTTTAAGCGTGCACTGATTGCTTCTTGCGGCGTTATTATCGCTATTGTCTCTGTCGCTATTGTTGCTCTTACCAATCATAAACCTATCATCTATGGCTCCCAGGTTTTAATGGGAGCAGCCATTGCCTTTGTGGCTCCCTCTATCGCGGCGATTACTCTGGGAGTCTGTAGCGATAAAACTTTTACCTTACAAACCAGTGCCAATCAGGCAGCTAATCATGCGGGCAATGTTTTTGCCGCAGCAATTGCCGGAATTGTGGCGCTGACGATTGCGGCTGAAGGGGTTTTCTGGTTGATGGCCATTATGGGTGTGTTAATGGCGATCTCTGTTGGATTTATTCCCGCTAATTCCATCGACCATATACGTGCGCGGGGTGGTGAAAAACGCGATGCCTCAGGGAAAAAGGAGCCTGCTGGATTTTCCGTACTGCTCACCGATAAGCGCCTGATCGCTTTGGCTGTGAGCGTCTTCCTGTTTCATTTTGGCAATGCGGCCATGCTGCCTCTGGTCAGCCAGAAGCTATCGCTGAATTCAAACGTGAATCAAGCGATTGCCTTTACCTCGGCTTGTATTATTGCTGCGCAATTTTGGATGATGTTGATGTCTCTTATGTGTGCGGCCAAGGCGGATGACTGGGGCCGTAAAGCCATCTTCATGATTGGGTTCTGTATCAACCCGATTCGCGCAGTCTTGTTTATGTCGACAGATAACCCTTTCTTTTTGGTGGCAATACAGTCGTTGGATGGTGTCGCCAATGGGATCTTTGGGGTGGTTATTATCTTGATGTGTGCCGACCTCACCAGGGGCACGGGGCGTTTCAACATTACTCAAGCCTAG
- a CDS encoding methyltransferase domain-containing protein, translating into MHDIVQDYYGRQLKSSSDLKTDACCDASAVPSWLKPLLASIHPEVLSRYYGCGLVCPPLLEGCRVLDLGCGTGRDVYLLSQLVGPSGEVVGVDMTDEQLQVARQHQSYHAEKFGYNNVTFLHGYIEKLEELGLEPGSFDVIVSNCVVNLSTDKGAVLRGLHRLLKEGGEFYFSDVYADRRVPDALRTDPELVGECLGGALYWNDFLELAQVSGFRDSRLVESRPLEVTNEALLTRCGAVRFYSATYRLFKLSGLEKDCEDYGQAVIYKGTIPNQPSAFTLDGHHRIEKGRVFPVCGNTWKMLAETRMAPHFDFIGDFSQHFGLFPGCGREMPFSEGASDQAATGSQCC; encoded by the coding sequence ATGCACGATATTGTTCAGGACTACTACGGCCGCCAACTGAAAAGCTCATCGGACCTAAAAACCGATGCCTGCTGTGACGCCAGTGCAGTGCCCAGTTGGTTGAAACCACTGTTAGCCAGTATCCACCCGGAAGTCCTATCCCGCTATTACGGTTGCGGGCTGGTGTGCCCCCCACTTTTAGAGGGCTGCAGGGTACTTGATCTCGGCTGCGGCACCGGCCGTGATGTCTACCTACTCTCCCAGCTGGTGGGCCCGAGCGGTGAAGTGGTCGGCGTGGATATGACCGATGAGCAATTGCAGGTTGCCCGACAACACCAGAGTTACCACGCGGAAAAATTTGGTTATAACAATGTAACTTTCCTGCACGGCTATATCGAAAAGCTTGAGGAGCTCGGTCTGGAACCCGGCAGCTTTGACGTGATTGTCTCCAATTGTGTTGTGAATCTTTCTACAGACAAAGGAGCAGTACTTCGAGGCCTACACCGCTTACTCAAAGAGGGGGGTGAATTTTACTTCTCCGATGTTTATGCCGATCGCCGCGTCCCCGATGCGCTGCGCACAGACCCTGAGCTGGTGGGTGAGTGCCTGGGCGGTGCACTTTACTGGAATGACTTTTTGGAGCTCGCCCAAGTCAGTGGCTTCCGCGACAGTCGCCTGGTGGAAAGCCGCCCTTTGGAAGTGACCAATGAGGCTCTACTCACTCGTTGTGGCGCTGTCCGTTTTTATTCTGCCACCTACCGCTTGTTCAAACTGTCGGGGTTGGAGAAGGATTGTGAGGACTACGGCCAAGCCGTGATCTATAAGGGCACCATTCCAAACCAGCCTTCAGCATTTACTTTGGATGGACACCATCGAATAGAAAAGGGGCGGGTCTTCCCCGTCTGTGGTAATACCTGGAAAATGCTTGCAGAAACACGAATGGCCCCACATTTTGACTTTATCGGCGATTTCTCACAGCACTTCGGATTATTTCCCGGTTGTGGACGTGAAATGCCTTTCTCAGAAGGGGCCAGTGATCAGGCTGCAACTGGAAGCCAATGTTGCTGA